The following DNA comes from Nicotiana sylvestris chromosome 10, ASM39365v2, whole genome shotgun sequence.
tttttatttctcaactttcggacttgcctatcaagaatggcaactagaatttcttcatatgagagttcttcattaacctcaatggCCTCAACTAGTACAATAGCTGAtagatctcccactaccttcttcaacatagacacgtGGAATACCGGGTGTCctaatgacatctcgggtggtaGCTCAAGTTTGTATGCCACCTGGTCGATCCTCTGATTGATTTTGTACGGCCCGACATATGTCGAacccaatttccctttcttcccgaacaACATTATACCCTACATAGGGGAAACATTCAAGaacacccaatcatcttctttgaactctaaatcCCTTCGACGAACATCTGAATAGGACTTTTGATGGCTTTGAGCACTTTTTAACCGTTCATTAATGATCTTAACCTTTTCCCTAGCTTGATGCATGAGGTCTGGTCCTATCAATTCAGCTTCCCCAATCTCGAACCACCCAATAAGATATCTACATCTCCTACTATGCAATGCCTCAAATGGTACCATTTGAATACTAGAATGAAAGTTGTtcttataagcaaactctatgagtggaaaatgatcatcccagctaccatTGAAGTCAAGAACGCAAGCACGCAACATTTTCTAAAGTGTTTGAATGGCCTGCTCCGCCTGCCCGTCAGTCTATGGATGAGAGGTTGTACGAAGATTCACGTgggtacccaaaccttgctgaaacgtcttccaaaagttagctgtGAACTGAGCTCCttgatctgaaatgatagaaaccggAATGCCATGCAGTTTTAcaatttccttgatatacaactgagcatattgtTCTACTATACcagtagatttaactggcaagaagtttGCTGACttcgtgagtcgatccacaatcTCCCAAATTGAGTCAATCTTGTGTGGAGTGCgtggtaaccctaccacaaaatccatattaatcatttcccatttccacattgtaATTTCTATGTTTTGTGCCAACCCACTTGGAAGTTGATGTtcagccttcacttgctgacaatttggatatgttgccacaaagtccgccacattcCTTTTCATGTCATTTCACCAATAGACTTTCTTGAGAttatgatacatcttcgtagaaCCTAGGTAcacggaatacctagaagtgtgagcCTCGGTCATGATTATTTCCCGGAGACCATCTACATTTGGAACACATAACCACCCTTGGTATATCAGTGTATTGTTATTCATGCCAAGAGTAAAAGACATAGTCttatgtttatgaatcccctccttgAATTGTACCAATAGTGGATCATTGTATTGCTTCTCCTTGACCTCTGCCACAAGTGATGATTCAGCATTATTCTACACAATTACCCCTCCCTCATTCGAGTCCACAAGacaaactcccaaactagccaactggtgaacctccctagCCAACGACCTtcaaatgagccaaactacccatagattTCTCGCTAAGAGCTTTCACCACAACATTGgcttttcccgggtgatataaaataTTGATGCCATAGtctttgagtaactcaagccatcttctcTGCCTTAGATTCAACTCCAtctatttgaaaatatattgaaggatcTTGTGGTCCGTGAATACAtacacatggaccccatacaatcATGTGTTACGTCTCGCGtatttcgtacgttaaagtttcatcttcagttaattgatgTAGACTTGGGGATAACATTATATTGAGATTagaatatttatgctatttataacaagcaataagtaagggccatgaaggataaatggtatacgaattaaagaaaatgacttttgttgaaggttgttgattcgggataaaatacgggtcgagcaataatacctAATATTTATGGACAAgtatacaaggtaccatatgaccgtgataatatgatgtataaagtatattaaaaataagtagaattttaagtaatttgagataattcttaattatgtgtatgattggttaattatcgggtagcaggacaatacctaattaattattaattataatATAAGATTtaataacccccccccccaccttATGTGGCATCAAGTCACCACCCAACccaaatgactcattagtcatatTGGGTAGGTGGCAATTTAAGGTGCTAACTAAATTACACCTCATACTAACATTTTCCAAGGCAAAATGGCTACACCCTCATATTGGCTCAAAGAGGAGATTTCTAAAATAGATATTCAACTAAGTCCTTAGAACCAGAACTAACAAATTCCTACAATATTCAGAAATTCCCTCAAGAATTTGTAAACATTAAGTAGAGTGTTTAAGGCATGTAGCAACGTAAAACTTCCACAGTCCAACATAGAATTTTacgattctaaaggagtacggtgcaatcttttccgggaacatcatacggattcttcccactctaggtatgttaagactaagcttttccttcattttagcatgattgCGTCATTTCACAAGtttgataatgaagcataaagaaaaattcatatacCGAAATTTATATATAATTTGCTAGTCTCGAAAGTTATGTATTTTTCCTAGTCTCTaaagttacgtatattttcctatttttgtaagttacaatattctccttatcgagacttcatattcaattaacTATTTCCTTCTTCACGTCAAGAGGAGCGAGCCTACTGTGGcagagtagttatatatatataccaatcCTTATAGGAgcgaacaactattttactttataaaTTGAGTCAGTTTCAGTAGGTAAGCATATGTTCAAGTTATCATTTCGGTTTTAGcttttagtatattgccttacatactcggtacattatttcatactaacatccctttctgggggcactgcatttcatgcgtgcaggttcggACAGATAGATGGGTAGACCTTTTCAGTAGGTGTTTGCCCGAGTTCAGCCTTATCGGTAAGCTCCTTATCTTTCGGAGTTGTCGGGTCTAGCAATTTGGTGTACATCTTGtgcatatatgtagataggttatgggtaggtcggggccctattccgatcacagtacatctatcagtagaggcttgtagatatatccagtcagttagtgtagtatgttggACTTATAGGCcttgtacgtatattttgttggcttgtcactTGTAGTAATTATGACTACCTTGCCagcccagctttatgttgacatttagtcagcgttagtctccattcagttttatatttttcatCGCACATTAtgttgcaatgtggcccatggccaaagtatgacattacatgttcagagtatCTTAGTCACAattggtatgcaaggataggtgaggcaatGGGTGCCGGTCTCACCCCCAGGCTCGAGATGTGACAAAAGGGGTATCAGAGCTATTTCGTCCTAGGGAGTCTACGAGatgtgtctagtagggtcttgtttatagatgtgcGGTGTACCACATTATATAAGTAGGGGACTATAGGGAatttaggagttggttacccttctttcaaatttaAATCATGTTGTAGTACTGggttataggaaatttgagttaaagtTACATGTTGACGTATGTATGCACATATGACGGTAACTACGAAGACTACGGCTAGGCAGAGGAGAGAAACAACAATGGGTGAGGGGACTAGCAGGGTACCCCCAGTAGATGGGGCCCAATTGGAGTCCTAAGGAGAGACCCCTACCCAACAATTAACGGCTCCTCCGccacctgaggagattcctagAGAGACTACACATCCAGTTCCCCCTCTGCTTCTATAAGATCAGGACTTGAGAAGTGCGGTGTATTTATTGGCACAATTGGTAGCTACCCAGCAATAGGCTAAGGCATCCGCTAGTGCAGGACCTTTTGAGGGATCTGCGAGTTCAAGGGTTcgagagtttattgctttgaatccCCCAGAGTTCACGACGATAGATCAGGGGGAGGACCGGCAGGTTTTCATAGATCAGATTCATAGGATCTTTCGGGTTATGCATTCCATGGAGAAAGAGGCagttgagttagcagcttttcaactccgagatatagccatcATTTGGTACAAGGGATGGGAAAGGTCCAGGGGACGTGATGCACCTTTtgctatttgggagaattttttaGATTCCTTCCTTGACCAATATTTACCGCGAGAGATCCGACAGGCCCTACTCGatcagtttctagccctcaagcagggcaatatgagtgttTGAGAGTATAGTCTCCATTTTGACTCAttggccagatatgcaccatccataaTTACTACTATACGGGACAGGATCCACAGGTTTATAGCAGGGTTGGCCCCAAAGTTGACCGAGGCATGTGCCTCTGCTACATTataggatagtatggatatcttTCGGATTCAGACATTTTCCTAGAATATAGAAAGAGGTAGGCGTCGGTAGCAGAGTATAGAGAGAGCTGAGTTAGGGCAGCGAAAGAGGATGAGATTTGTCAGATCTCAAGAGCAGTCTCAGGGTACTTATAGGCCCTAGTACTTCGAACGACCACCTAGACCTCCGCCACCTCAGTTACAGGGTTAATGGTATGATTGTTATACTCAGTCAGGATAGAGCTCTCAGGAATCAAGTTTGCAGCGATAACGAGGTTCGGGGCAGACATGGCCATTTCCGCCATGGTGTTCCATCTGCGGTAGATGACACTTGGGCCAATGTCGAGCCGATTTTGatacttgttatacatgtggatgtttagggcatatgatgcgagattaCCCAAATAGAGATTCTGGGTGTATGGCACAACCAATGAATTCAGCAACAGGATCAGCTATGTCCGTGCATCCTTTAGGGCGCGAGTCTCAGTCTTCGGCTGGTAGAGGTCAAGGCAGAGGTAGAGGGTCCAGTTCAGTATCAGTTCGAGGCTGGTAGAGGTCAATTATCTCTAGATAGGTTTATCAAGGTTGTACGGTATCAGTTTGTGGTCATCAGACCTCAGCCGTCCTAGTTAagctagagatgttggattttgatgctataATGGACATGGATTGGTTTGCAACTTTTTTTGCCACAGTTGATTGTTGAGCAAAAAAAACCATATTTCATTTTACGGGTGAGCtagtccttgaatgggtaggtaatacatCGACACCCAGAGGTtggtttatttcctatctaaaggcaaggaaaatgatcgcaatagggtgcatttatcatattgtgtGAGTTTAAGATGTGAAtgctgagatacctacacttTAGTCTTTTTCAGTAGTCAAAGTGTACGCGGATGTATTTCTAGATGAACTTCCAGGTATTACTCTAGATcgagagattgattttggcatcgatttgctTCAGGGAATGCAACCAATGTCCATCCCTCTgtatagaatggcacctgccgAATTGAAGGGGTTGAAGAAGAAGTTAAAAGATTTactggagaaaggtttcatcagacccagtacctcaccttggggtgcaccggtattgTTTGTACGGAAGAAAGACGACTCActgaggatgtgtatcgattataagaaactgaacaaggtaactattaagaataagtatccacttccaagtataaatgacttgtttgatcagttacaagaagCTAGATGCTTTTCAAATATAGATTTAAGGTCAGGAtaccaccaggtcagagttcaggagaaagatattccgaagacagccttcaggacccgatatggccacttcaagttccttgtcatgtccttcgggttgacgaatgcacctgccatatttatggacttggtGAATAGCCTATTTCGGACATATTTAGATCTgtttgtgatagtctttattgacaATATTCTGGTTTATTtacgttcagaggatgagcatgtggaCCAAATGCGAGCGATACTCCAAACCCTCCGTGATAATAAAtagtatgctaagttttctaagtaTGAGTTATGGTTGAAgtctgtagcattcttggggaACATTGTATCTGATGGAGGTATAAAagtagacactcagaagattgtGGCTGTGAAATCCTGGCATAGACCTACCACTCcgatagagattcgtagctttctaggcttagcaggataCTACCGAAGGTTCGTATAggggttttcttctctttcagcaccattaacGAAGCTGACGCAGAAAGTGACTATGTTTCAACGGACAGAGGCCTATGAGCAGAGTTTCCAATAGCTTAAGAACAAGTTGACCTCAGCGCTAGTTCTAGACTTTCCGGAGGTTCtagatggttatgccatgtattgtgatgccttaGGTGTCGAgttaggatgtgtcctgatgcaacatgggaaagtaattgcgtatgcttcaaggcagttaagGAAGCACGAATGGAATTATCCGACCCACGACCTCGAATTAGAtgcggttgtccatgcacttaagatatgtcGGCATTATTTATATAGTGTTCATGTTGATATATTCACAGATCATAAAATCCTACAATATATcttcaaaaaaaaagaattgaacATGCGATAGAGGCAGTGGCTTGAGTTATTAAAAGATTACaatgttaacattctctacctctagggagagctaatgttgtagcagatgccttaaagtcgccgatctatgggtagcttggcaCATGTAAAGGCCAAAAAAGATAATTAACTAGAGAGACTCATCAATTGGGTTGTTTGGGGTTCAGTTAGTAGACTCTAGTTATggaggagttgtactccaaaatactaaaaaatcatctctcatagctgaagtaaaggagaggTAGTACGAGGACccagagttagtcgagttgtgagAGTGGGTTCCACAATAGAAGAAACTGTTGTTAGAACTCAAAGGAGATGAGGTTCTCAGATACAGGGGTTGTTTGTGTGTTCCAGATGTAATAGGGCTAGAAGACATgattatgtcagaggcacattatttgtggtactccattcaccctaggtcgacaaagatgtatcatgacattaaggaggtgtattggtggaacgatatgaaaaataacattgctgagtatgtcgctcaattccctagttgccagcaggtgaagatAGAGCACCAGAAGCCTGGAGGGCTAATCTAGACTATAGAGATCCTGACATGAAAATGGGAGGCGATAAATATGGACATTATCAcgggtttacctcgttctcaACCTAAGTTCGATTCCATATGGTTGATAGTCGATAGGCTCACGAAATCAGTTCACTTCCTACCGTTCAGATCTACATATACAACAGAAGAAtatgcaaagttatatattaaagaGGTAGTGCGACAACATGGAGTAccaatatctattatatctgaccgtgGGGCCCAGTTTACAGCATATTTTTGGAGGTTATTTCAGAAAGGTCTAGGGactcaagtgaatctcagcatatcttttcatccacaaactgatggacaagTCGAATGCACAATTCAAACActcgaggatatgttacgagcatgtgtGGTGGATTTTAAAAGgagttgggatgaacatctacctctaATCGAATTTGCATATAATAACAATTATCACTTGTCATGCCTAAACCTCGGGAGGCGCaaccgacgctcaatcgagtgaacctaCTAAGCAAGCCTTTTtggacactttctacccaactcactatGATCAAGAAATTATGATTTCATTTAATTAGACAGTAGGGAAGATCGTACATGTAACATTGCTAGTTCATTTTACATTACAATCCTTAAACCATAGTCAAGTTTCCAAAATTTCATATAGTTTTAGTTCAGAGGAAACAcgagtttagaattacaacatagtttaGTGACCCATCCAATGCCCGTGCATAACCCACAAAaatgtctacaaagcctctaaggatacaaaggACAGTTATGATAATgacggcaacaaggccccgactatacctcaaaagttgTAATTTATAACAGAAGATGTATAACATAACCCCTGGAAGAAAAGGGGCACCCTAAAATTTTTGAGAGGGGGATGCTCTTCTACCTGCGATCGCAActgtctgctatggaaccacctacatccattcaaaagatgtagtgcccccggcaaaagggacgttagtaccatggaatagtattagtatatataactaaacaccatctcgttagaaagaacaaccatacaagaacaaagaaataatAGGGACTGACacaagctttaaacaatcaccacatcatcaagtaaaaggaatcacatagctttcacataatttctatagctttaggttgggacatttcataatgttgcatcatcattcacaataccaccactTCCTTGCACGGAGTCCGATCAAGACCCGATCgtctaggttgcctcatttgagacatataccttaGTCACAATTTCATTCTAACTCTCTagtttcaatatcagcacaataccaccatgtgtgcggcatggcgtccgatcacgtcccgatcggctaggccatctcaccAAGACGttttttccttttccatcaatcatctcatttcaatatttatttcacatatatcggTTTGTCAGCACTTGGGGCcataattatcacatcatacttggtgCTAGGACatatttcataactcacatttCACATCACATTCACTTTAAACATTAACCatgcaatttaagataatgggcacatacaagagcaattcaagttgtaagcatagagaggaattcataAGGTttggcataataatcacaatttaaacttgacttgaaatctaggcattttagcatataattcacatt
Coding sequences within:
- the LOC138879412 gene encoding uncharacterized protein is translated as MLRACVLDFNGSWDDHFPLIEFAYKNNFHSSIQMVPFEALHSRRCRYLIGWFEIGEAELIGPDLMHQAREKVKIINERLKSAQSHQKSYSDVRRRDLEFKEDDWVFLNVSPM